From one Rosa rugosa chromosome 4, drRosRugo1.1, whole genome shotgun sequence genomic stretch:
- the LOC133707166 gene encoding uncharacterized protein LOC133707166: MNFYDHITLGNCSPLEAKQKILGEVIKLGHKIFVSMEFEEESELERQLQMVRGECDDAKLKISSLTKEASTLKKKLEKQTKELEDRDANLVLAQASLVSAEEEVQRLKKEIEDVAARKDQERAEALEKEREEARSNQSMRNSLSGAIDIFERNLAEEKNQTGPLNEELSRLYKLACDTLFQYFMDKGVIDKKVLLALQGEEKKKKYDQLKAAAKDRASSQAPSGADSGEADVSEEEDDSGTQTTNTTTVTTFTFDITPSTQLPVTPSLTPQTGYSLDIDS; the protein is encoded by the coding sequence ATGAACTTCTATGACCACATCACCTTGGGTAATTGCTCACCGCTGGAGGCCAAACAGAAAATCTTGGGAGAGGTGATCAAGCTTGGCCACAAGATCTTTGTTAGCATGGAGTTCGAGGAGGAGAGCGAACTGGAAAGACAGCTGCAGATGGTCAGGGGCGAGTGTGATGATGCAAAACTCAAAATTTCCAGCCTCACGAAGGAAGCGTCAACTCTCAAGAAGAAGCTGGAAAAACAAACTAAGGAGTTGGAGGATAGGGATGCGAACTTGGTCTTGGCGCAAGCGAGTTTGGTGAGTGCGGAAGAGGAGGTGCAGCGCTTGAAGAAGGAGATCGAGGATGTCGCTGCCCGGAAAGATCAGGAGAGAGCGGAGGCTTTAGAGAAGGAGCGTGAGGAGGCTCGCTCAAATCAATCTATGCGGAACTCTCTGTCCGGAGCGATTGATATCTTTGAGCGGAACCTGGCTGAGGAGAAGAATCAAACAGGACCCTTGAATGAGGAGCTTAGCAGGCTTTACAAACTTGCCTGTGATACCCTGTTCCAGTATTTCATGGATAAGGGTGTGATTGACAAGAAGGTTCTGCTGGCGCTGCAgggggaggagaagaagaagaagtatgATCAACTCAAGGCGGCCGCCAAAGATCGTGCTAGCAGTCAAGCGCCCTCCGGAGCTGATAGTGGAGAGGCGGATGTGTCCGAGGAGGAGGATGATTCCGGAACACAAACGACCAATACCACTACTGTCACGACATTCACTTTCGATATCACCCCCAGCACCCAGCTTCCGGTCACTCCTAGCTTGACTCCTCAAACTGGCTATTCCTTGGATATTGACAGTTAG
- the LOC133743074 gene encoding patellin-3, producing MADETTITTPPPADQPPFAVVESESPSVAEKLESKEDPLPPAPLPEVIESAKEEEPPLELPLESPPVVKAKSEEEVLVVGSVQAKEGEEPTIRKPIPQSLISFKEESNIVADLSDSERKALQELKQLVQEALNTRQFTSPKQEVKETKEKPAPKTEEDTAGSESETKPLHEPKIEENPVKEAEEVAKETSQLAISPEEVSIWGVPLLKDDRSDVILLKFLRARDFKVRDAFVMLRNTIQWRKKFGIDALVDEDLGDDLEKVVFMHGYDREGHPVCYNVFGEFQNKELYQKTFLDEEKRTKFLRWRIQFLERSIRKLDFSPGGVCTIFQVNDLKNSPGPAKSELRLATKQALQLLQDNYPEFVVKQVFVNAPWWYLAFYTLISPFMTQRTKSKFVFASPVKSAETLFKYISAEHVPIQYGGLSVDYCECNPEFTIADPVTDVIIKPGTKKTVEIIIYEKCTIVWELRVVGWEVSYSAEFVPNSQDAYTLIIQKATKMAPTGEPVLLHRFKVGELGKILLTIDNPTSKKKRLLYRFKVEPSY from the exons ATGGCTGATGAAACCACCATAACCACCCCGCCACCGGCAGACCAACCACCTTTCGCGGTGGTTGAGTCCGAATCGCCTTCTGTAGCCGAAAAACTCGAGTCTAAAGAAGACCCACTTCCACCAGCGCCATTACCAGAAGTGATAGAGTCTGCCAAGGAAGAAGAGCCGCCGCTAGAGCTGCCTCTCGAGTCTCCTCCTGTGGTGAAGGCTAAGTCCGAGGAGGAGGTTTTAGTTGTTGGGTCTGTGCAGGCCAAGGAGGGTGAGGAACCAACGATTCGGAAACCGATTCCGCAGTCTCTGATTTCGTTCAAAGAGGAAAGCAATATAGTGGCGGATCTCTCAGATTCCGAGAGGAAAGCACTTCAAGAACTGAAGCAGCTCGTCCAGGAAGCTCTCAACACTCGCCAGTTCACTTCCCCAAAACAAGAAGTGAAAGAGACCAAGGAAAAACCAGCTCCCAAAACTGAAGAAGACACTGCTGGTTCGGAATCCGAAACAAAGCCGCTCCATGAGCCCAAAATCGAGGAGAATCCAGTGAAGGAAGCAGAGGAAGTAGCTAAGGAAACATCGCAGCTGGCGATTTCTCCAGAGGAGGTTTCAATTTGGGGTGTTCCGCTGCTCAAGGACGACAGGAGCGATGTGATTCTTCTCAAGTTCCTGAGGGCTCGGGACTTCAAGGTGAGAGATGCTTTTGTTATGCTCCGAAACACGATCCAGTGGAGGAAGAAGTTTGGGATCGATGCTCTTGTGGACGAAGATCTTGGTGATGATTTGGAGAAAGTGGTTTTTATGCATGGGTATGACAGAGAGGGTCACCCTGTGTGTTACAATGTGTTTGGGGAGTTTCAGAACAAGGAGCTGTATCAGAAGACGTTTTTGGATGAGGAAAAGAGAACCAAGTTTCTCCGGTGGCGGATTCAGTTCTTGGAGAGAAGCATTAGGAAGCTGGATTTCAGCCCTGGTGGTGTTTGCACTATTTTTCAGGTTAATGATCTTAAGAATTCTCCTGGCCCTGCAAAGAGTGAGCTTCGCTTGGCCACCAAACAAGCCCTTCAGTTGCTTCAGGACAATTATCCCGAGTTTGTAGTCAAACAG GTGTTTGTCAATGCTCCTTGGTGGTATCTTGCATTCTACACATTGATCAGTCCCTTCATGACACAGAGGACCAAAAGCAAGTTTGTCTTTGCAAGCCCAGTCAAATCTGCAGAGACCCTTTTCAA GTACATTTCTGCTGAGCATGTTCCTATACAATATGGGGGTTTGAGTGTGGATTACTGCGAGTGCAACCCAGAATTCACGATTGCTGATCCAGTCACTGATGTAATCATCAAACCTGGAACAAAGAAGACTGTGGAAATTATAATTTATGAG AAGTGCACCATCGTGTGGGAACTTCGTGTAGTTGGGTGGGAGGTGAGCTACAGTGCTGAGTTTGTTCCCAACTCTCAAGATGCATATACACTGATCATTCAAAAAGCCACAAAGATGGCCCCAACTGGTGAACCAGTGCTGCTTCACAGGTTCAAAGTTGGCGAGCTGGGTAAAATATTGCTCACCATTGACAATCCAACCTCAAAGAAGAAGAGGCTTCTGTACAGGTTCAAGGTCGAACCCTCCTATTGA
- the LOC133707165 gene encoding DNA-directed RNA polymerase III subunit 2-like codes for MGVPVKSLLDPNPGSAIDKQFLAAPIKSATDKFALLPELLKVRGIVREHLDSFNYFVNTGIKRIVRANDRIVSAVDPRIYIKFLNVEIGEASVTRDGVTDKIAPHTCRLSDMTYSAPVRVNVEYVEGAHDLTPRRKAGVKICTMPIMLRSCKCILAGKSDSELAKLGECPLDPGGYFVIKGSERVLLIQEQLSKNRIIIGKDKKGNVTASVTSSTEKMKSKTVIEFDKSKKTVSLLINAFEKKVPIMVVMKAMGMQSDQEVVQMLGRDPRYGALLLPSIEECAKVEIYNKEQALVYLEGKLTKKREKDGTHGRVISVLADVLLANVAVTPGNFHLKCMYVGVMLRRMMDSVLNKGAVDDTDYVGNKRFELSGQLISLLFEDQFKTMIETARKELDTQMLPKAKPGRGLALLSLIQKPRMSEGLERALSTGNFIMDRFRMKKSGVTQVLTRLSFIGALGSMTKTKPQVEKSAKVSGPRALQPSQWGMLCPCDTPEGQDIGLVKNLALLAHVTTDEEDGPLISLCYSLGVEDLEQLSAEELHSQNSFLVLFNGNILGVHRKPQRFATAMRKLRRAGKIGQFVSVFVNEKQSCVQIASDGGRVCRPLIIADRGISRVKGHHMEELKAGYRTFDDFLNDGLIEYLDVNEQNNALIALYENQTTAETTHIEIEPLGILGVIAGLIPYPHHNQSPRNTYQCAMGKQAMGNIAYNQLRRMDTLLYLLVYPQRPLLTTKTIELVGYDKLGAGQNATVAVMSYSGYDIEDAIVMNKSSLDRGFGRSIYMKRFSDGIKTYKTRGTEVVHQDIIARPDRDGKYYNEKMRVLDDDGIALPGEIITPDEILLNKQVPSTNKTGHRPAPLKYKGPEGESYVLDKVSMYPDTYNNLQCKFLVRHTRRPEVGDKFSSRHGQKGVCGTIVQQEDFPFSERGICPDLIMNPHGFPSRMTVGKMIELLGSKAGVSCGRFHYGSAFGEPSGHADKVESITETLVKMGFSYDGKDFLYSGLTGCPLQAYIFMGPIYYQRLKHMVIDKMHARGSGPKAQLTRQPTEGKARNGGLRIGEMERDCLVGYGASMLAYERLMLASDPFEIHVCRECGLLGYYDHKRKSSMCTNCRNGDVMATMKLPYACKLLIQELQSMNIVPRLKLANA; via the coding sequence ATGGGCGTGCCGGTCAAGTCACTGCTGGACCCTAACCCCGGCTCCGCCATCGATAAGCAATTCCTGGCGGCGCCGATCAAATCCGCAACCGACAAATTTGCTCTGCTGCCGGAGCTTCTCAAGGTCAGAGGGATCGTCAGGGAACATCTGGACTCCTTCAACTACTTCGTCAACACCGGAATCAAGAGAATCGTGCGCGCCAATGACCGCATTGTGTCCGCAGTTGATCCCAGAATTTACATCAAGTTCTTAAATGTAGAGATTGGCGAGGCCTCCGTGACCAGGGATGGTGTCACTGATAAAATTGCTCCACACACATGTCGATTATCCGACATGACGTATTCGGCTCCGGTGAGAGTGAATGTTGAGTACGTTGAGGGGGCACATGATCTGACACCGAGACGGAAAGCTGGTGTCAAGATTTGCACAATGCCGATAATGTTAAGGAGTTGCAAGTGCATTTTAGCTGGAAAGAGCGACTCGGAGCTTGCGAAACTCGGGGAGTGTCCGCTTGATCCGGGAGGCTATTTTGTGATTAAAGGGAGTGAGAGGGTGCTGTTGATTCAGGAGCAGCTTTCGAAGAACAGGATTATTATAGGCAAGGACAAGAAGGGGAATGTGACTGCTTCTGTGACTAGCAGCACCGAGAAAATGAAGAGCAAGACTGTGATTGAGTTTGACAAGAGTAAGAAGACGGTTTCTTTGCTGATCAATGCGTTTGAGAAAAAGGTTCCGATTATGGTGGTGATGAAGGCTATGGGGATGCAGAGTGATCAGGAAGTTGTGCAGATGCTTGGGAGAGATCCGCGGTATGGTGCATTGCTTTTGCCATCGATTGAGGAATGTGCAAAGGTGGAGatatacaacaaggagcagGCATTGGTGTACCTGGAAGGAAAGCTTACGAAGAAGCGTGAGAAGGATGGTACTCATGGTAGAGTTATCTCAGTTCTTGCAGATGTGCTTCTTGCTAATGTTGCGGTGACGCCGGGAAATTTTCATCTGAAATGCATGTATGTTGGCGTCATGTTGAGACGCATGATGGATTCAGTTTTGAACAAGGGTGCAGTGGATGACACAGATTATGTTGGCAACAAGCGGTTCGAGTTATCTGGACAATTGATTTCTCTCCTGTTTGAGGATCAGTTCAAGACAATGATCGAGACAGCTAGGAAAGAATTAGACACTCAAATGTTACCAAAGGCAAAGCCTGGGAGGGGTTTGGCCTTGCTCTCTCTCATACAGAAACCGCGTATGTCAGAAGGACTGGAAAGAGCCCTGTCTACCGGAAACTTTATTATGGACCGGTTCAGGATGAAAAAGTCAGGGGTGACTCAGGTGCTAACTAGGCTATCCTTTATAGGAGCTCTGGGCTCAATGACCAAAACAAAGCCGCAAGTTGAAAAGTCGGCGAAAGTAAGTGGACCTAGAGCCTTGCAACCTAGTCAGTGGGGAATGCTTTGTCCTTGTGACACTCCCGAAGGTCAAGATATTGGACTGGTGAAGAACTTGGCCCTGCTGGCTCATGTCACAACTGATGAAGAGGATGGTCCATTGATTTCTCTGTGCTACTCTTTGGGTGTTGAAGACTTGGAACAACTATCAGCAGAGGAGCTTCACTCGCAGAATTCTTTTCTGGTTCTATTTAATGGAAACATCCTCGGAGTGCATAGAAAGCCACAGAGGTTTGCCACTGCAATGAGAAAGTTGCGTAGAGCTGGAAAAATTGGGCAGTTTGTAAGTGTCTTTGTCAATGAGAAGCAGAGTTGTGTTCAAATTGCTTCTGATGGTGGTCGAGTTTGCCGTCCGCTAATTATTGCTGACAGGGGGATCTCAAGGGTGAAAGGACATCACATGGAGGAGTTGAAGGCTGGCTACCGGACTTTTGATGATTTTTTGAATGACGGTTTGATTGAGTATCTTGATGTCAATGAGCAGAACAATGCTTTGATTGCTCTGTAcgaaaatcagacaacagcagaAACAACTCATATAGAAATAGAGCCTTTAGGCATTTTAGGTGTTATTGCTGGGCTTATTCCGTATCCTCATCACAACCAGTCACCTAGAAATACTTACCAATGTGCTATGGGAAAACAAGCAATGGGGAATATTGCCTATAACCAGCTGCGTCGGATGGACACGCTTCTCTACCTACTGGTGTATCCTCAAAGGCCATTATTGACTACCAAGACAATTGAGCTGGTGGGGTATGATAAACTTGGAGCTGGGCAGAATGCAACTGTGGCTGTGATGAGTTATAGCGGCTATGACATAGAGGACGCAATAGTGATGAACAAGTCATCTCTGGATCGTGGGTTTGGTCGTTCTATATATATGAAAAGATTCAGCGATGGCATCAAAACTTATAAAACTCGAGGGACTGAAGTCGTCCACCAAGACATAATAGCCAGGCCAGATAGAGATGGAAAATATTATAATGAAAAAATGCGGGTGCTTGATGATGATGGAATTGCTTTACCTGGAGAGATTATTACACCAGATGAAATCCTTCTGAACAAACAGGTCCCAAGTACAAACAAGACAGGACATAGGCCTGCACCCTTGAAATACAAAGGACCTGAAGGGGAGTCTTACGTGCTGGATAAAGTCTCTATGTATCCTGACACGTATAATAATTTGCAGTGCAAATTCTTAGTTCGCCATACTCGTAGACCAGAGGTTGGTGACAAATTCAGTAGCAGACATGGGCAGAAAGGTGTCTGTGGTACCATTGTCCAACAGGAAGATTTCCCATTTTCTGAACGTGGCATTTGCCCTGACCTAATTATGAACCCTCATGGATTTCCAAGTCGGATGACTGTAGGCAAGATGATAGAGCTTCTTGGGAGTAAAGCAGGAGTTTCATGTGGCAGATTTCACTATGGCAGTGCCTTTGGTGAACCAAGTGGTCATGCAGACAAGGTTGAATCCATAACTGAAACGCTTGTGAAGATGGGATTCAGCTATGATGGCAAGGACTTTCTTTACTCAGGACTTACAGGTTGCCCATTACAAGCATATATTTTCATGGGACCAATCTACTACCAGAGGTTGAAACATATGGTCATAGACAAAATGCATGCACGAGGTAGTGGTCCTAAAGCTCAACTAACTAGGCAACCTACAGAGGGAAAGGCTCGTAATGGAGGACTGCGAATAGGTGAAATGGAGCGCGACTGTCTGGTTGGTTATGGTGCAAGTATGTTGGCATATGAGCGCCTAATGCTCGCTAGTGATCCTTTTGAAATTCATGTCTGCAGAGAGTGTGGTTTGCTTGGCTATTATGACCATAAGCGGAAATCCTCAATGTGCACCAACTGTAGAAATGGGGATGTTATGGCTACCATGAAGCTTCCATATGCTTGCAAGCTCTTGATCCAAGAACTCCAGTCCATGAATATTGTTCCTCGTTTGAAATTGGCAAATGCATGA